From Paenibacillus sp. PvR098:
ACATAAGTAGGTGGGAATCCCGTCTGCAAGATATCGAGGACCGCTACTGGAAAAGCTTTAGCGCAATGGAAACAGCAATGAATAGGGCTCAATCCCAAAGTGGTTGGTTAGCGCAACAATTCTGAAAAAGTTAAAATTAATGGGAGAGATTAATCATGTATACTGTAGCTCAGAAGTATCAAAATAATCAAGTGACAACATCGACTCCTGGGGAACTAACTCTTATGCTATATAATGGTGCGATTAAGTTTATTAAGCAGACGAAATCAGCTATCTTAGAAAAACAATTGGACAAGGCTCACCATTTCAATCTTCGGGTACAGGATATCATCAATGAATTAATTATTACATTAGACCGTTCCTACCCAATCTCGGAACAGTTACTTATCATGTACGACTACATGAAGCGTCGAATGATTGAAGCGAACATCAAAAAAGATGGGACCATCATTGATGAGGTGGAAGGCTTTTTCGTACAGTTTCGTGATACGTGGAAGGAAGTTATGATACTGTCCAAACAACAAGCATAGAAAGGGGGAATGATGAATATTACCTCTCTAGATGCCATATTACAAGACTTGCTTGAGCTTACTCTTTTTTTAGAGAAGAAAGTTCAAGCAGAAAGTGAACCGGAGGAATGGATAGAGCTACTGGATAAGAGACAAGAGGTGATGAATCAGTTATCAGGACTGTTTGCAGAAGGGGTCTCTTTAACAGAAGTTCAAAAACAAACCTATCTTCAACCAACCTATGAAGCGGATAGGAAGATCGTTCCAATCATGGATGCGAAAAAAAAGGCAACAGAAACCCAGCTAGCCATTATTCGAAAAAGTAAAGCTGCCAACCAGCAGTATGGAGGATATGGTAACTCTTATGCTCCGTATGGTGCTTTTTTTGATAAAAAGAAATAATCGAAAAGAAAAGGAAAAATGGTCGGAACCTTCGTCATTTTTCCTTTTCTTTTTTTACATTGCACCTTTATAGCCAATGTGATACATATTGTTTAGCTTTCTTTGGTGCGTTGGACTTTGAGGGGAACGAAATTTTTAATATTCCTGAATATGACTAAAAGAACCACAGTGGATATCCGATATATATGGTAATCGAAAAGCATGGGGGAGTGTCAATGGAAATTTATTCTTTTACAGGAGGAACACCAATTAATCATTCTTCAATTGGGCCGCAAGGCATCAATGGATCATCTAAAAAAGGCAAAGAAGACGTTATATCAGATTTAATTCTTTCCGATACTGCCAATCTTCAATCCGTCCAAACCATTGAAGAAATGAAAAAACTCAAACTGCAAGGCGAAAAAATTACAGTTAGTGATGCTCAGTTAATAAAAGCCATTGAAAAAGCCATCAAGGCTGTTCAGGGACCCGAAACCACATTACAATTTTCTATCCATGAACAAACTAAACAAATTATGGTGAAAGTAATGGAAAAGCAAACGGGAAAATTGATCCGAGAAGTTCCTCCGGAAAAAACGCTTGATTTTGTCGCGAGTATTTGGAAAATGGCGGGTATTTTAATTGACGAAAAAAGATAGTGGTGCGATCAAATTTTGCAAGCAAGCCATTAAATCAATTTAGCAAAACAAATGTAAGGATGCCCAGAATAGTTAACTAAAGCGCAAGATATTATAACCGAATTAATGATTACGCTGGACGAGCATGCATTATTGCAGAGCCGCTAATAAAGCTGTATGAATATTTATTTTTTAATTGATTGAAAACACCAATACCAAGAAGAAAACGGAATTCGCGGAAGAAGTGCGCGAGTATCTTTTACAACTAAAAGAAATCTGGATGGTGTTGCGAAAGTATGACAAAATATTAATACCAAGCTTGGATGAACTATTTGAATAGAGGGCCAATCATAGGAAATTTAATTAACCGACCTCTTGGCTTGTGTTTTACTGCATGGGAAGGTAGACGCTAATAAAGCGTCTTTCGGACTCTTGTTCCTTCACAAGGGTCTTTTTGCTGTTCACACTACCCTGTGGACAATGTGCATAACTCTGTTGATAACTTTTTAGAAAATGTCGAAAAACCGCGACAGAACGGGCTTTTTGACTGTGAATAGGTTTTTAACAGAATGTTAATACAGGAATTTTCAAAATATTTTTATAACAGGCCGAAGCTGCATTGACACGGATAAGTTTGGGGTGATATATTCGAAATGTAGGCTGAAGCTTGCAGTTATTTGATAACGAAGGGAATGTTTTTGCATGCAAGGTAAAGTAAAATGGTTTAACGCAGAAAAAGGCTATGGCTTCATCGAACGTGAAGACGGGGGCGACGTATTCGTACATTTCTCCGCTATTCAAACAGACGGTTTCAAGACATTGGAAGAAGGACAATCCGTTGAGTTTGATATTGTAGAGGGCGCACGCGGTCCTCAAGCGGCTAACGTCATCAAGTTGTAATCATCCGGCCGGATTCGGCCGCGTTTATAGATGGTTATGTTTGAAGATGGCTTGACACCCTGGAAGAAATTCCGGGGTGTTTTTTTGTATGCGCATACTTTGTCGAAACATTAGTAGTTTTGTGTCAATTTTTCGTAAAAAATAGGACTAGAAGGATGAAGGATTTTTAAAGCAGAAAGAGAATATATATAGTGTAGGTATGAAAGGAGGAGTACTACATGAAATTCAACATTCGCGGAGAAAATATCGAAGTGACAGAAGCGTTGAGAGACCATGTTGAGAAAAAGCTGAGTAAGCTGGAAAGGTACTTTGAAGCTCCCCCTACATCTGAAGTTAACGTAACGCTAAGTGTTGTGAAAGGCATGCAGACCATTGAAGTGACGATCCCCCTTACAGGTTTGATGCTGAGAGCGGAAGAGAAGCATGCAGATATGTATGCATCTGTAGATCTTGTGGTAGACA
This genomic window contains:
- the fliS gene encoding flagellar export chaperone FliS; translated protein: MMYTVAQKYQNNQVTTSTPGELTLMLYNGAIKFIKQTKSAILEKQLDKAHHFNLRVQDIINELIITLDRSYPISEQLLIMYDYMKRRMIEANIKKDGTIIDEVEGFFVQFRDTWKEVMILSKQQA
- a CDS encoding flagellar protein FlaG; amino-acid sequence: MEIYSFTGGTPINHSSIGPQGINGSSKKGKEDVISDLILSDTANLQSVQTIEEMKKLKLQGEKITVSDAQLIKAIEKAIKAVQGPETTLQFSIHEQTKQIMVKVMEKQTGKLIREVPPEKTLDFVASIWKMAGILIDEKR
- a CDS encoding cold shock domain-containing protein, with translation MQGKVKWFNAEKGYGFIEREDGGDVFVHFSAIQTDGFKTLEEGQSVEFDIVEGARGPQAANVIKL
- a CDS encoding flagellar protein FliT — protein: MMNITSLDAILQDLLELTLFLEKKVQAESEPEEWIELLDKRQEVMNQLSGLFAEGVSLTEVQKQTYLQPTYEADRKIVPIMDAKKKATETQLAIIRKSKAANQQYGGYGNSYAPYGAFFDKKK